AGGGCCTCAAATCGGCTTTCTGATAAGTGAATCTGAAACGATAGAGGGGATAGACATGAATAACTTGTCAAATACTCAAAAAGCAGTATATGGAGTCAAGATTCAGAATAAATTTGATTATGGTATTGCCGGCGGTGGCGGCGTGGAGCTCAGAACAAAGAAAGCAGGTAGTTTCATCGTAGAAGGACGTTATTACTTTGCCCTGTCCGATTTCTATAGTACTACAAAGAAAGATTATTTTGCACGTGCAGCACATGGTACAATCACCATTAAACTCACCTATTTATTTGACTTGAAAAAATAAAGCATCGCTTTAGATATCAAAAAGCACCGCTTTAGGATGACTAAAGCGGTGCTTTTTGTATCAGATATGAATGCTCAAATTATCTCAATCTATCTGCTGCTTTTACCATTACTTCATCCCGTCCGATGGCACGAATAGTCAAAATATTAAGGATAATAGAAATAAGCGGCAAGCATAGCGCCCAACCAATACGGAACAAGTTCGCGTCATTTTTCAATGCAAAATAAAAAGCAAGGAAGGCAATATAATAACCAACTAACAGCAGGCTATTGAAAATCGTCATACGAATCTGCAACATACGGTTCTTAAACAATAAGATTGTAGCGGCAGCAACCAAGGTGCTAAGCATTAAAATGCCGAACAATCCCCATGTGGACTGGAAAGCGCCATTTACGCCCATTCCTAAAGCCTTAAAAGGATGCTCTCCCATTGTATCAGTAAAGTAGCCCATCGGCAAACACATTGCCGCAATCAGCAATCCTGCAACAATTAGTAAATAAACTGTTTGAATCCGTTGAATCATAAGTTTTCTTATAGTAGTTAAGTTAAACAATAATAGCCAAGCAATAAGGAGCAGGGATTATTATCCCACTTACTACTTGACTATCAATCTTTTCGTCAGAAAATAGATTACTGAAGTTTTTCCTTTTCCTTAGCAGGATTTCTATAATATATTTTCCCTTCGATGTATTCTTGCGTAGCAATCAAGTCCGGTTTCGGCAATTTCTCATAGTAACGAGAAATTTCGATTTGCTCTCTATTTTCAAATACCTCTTCCAAGTTGTCATTGTAAGAAGCAAACTCTGCCAATTTCTTAGAAAGATCACTTTTGATTTCCACACTGATCTGATTTGCACGCTTACCGATAATGGCAACAGTTTCATAAACATTCCCTGTATCAGAACAGAGTTCCATCATGTCACGAGTTACTGTTGTAACAGGAGCATTCGTCTTTTTGTAGTCCATAAATCTATTTAAATTTAGTCTTTAATTACTTTCTGTGATTCATTGAATATTCTTTCAGCCTCTTTCAGGTACTTGCTCTCAGGAAATTCATTCTTAAAAGCATAATATTCATCAATCGCTTCACGATAACGATCCATTTTCTTATCTTCCACACTATAAATAGCCATTTCGTGCCTTGCACGCAGAATCAAGATAGAAAGTTCTTCGCGATAATCTGTATAAGGATAATCTTTCAGGGCATTCTGTGCTGTGATAACACAAGACTCATAGTTGTTACCCATATAATTACCCAGGTTATAGTATAGTCTGGCTGAATAAAGTTCTTTCAGCACCAACTTATCCTGCAAAGCGAAAATCATATCCTGTGCTTCCTGCTTCTTTGTGCTGCTCGGGAAGTATTCCATGAACATCTGCAACTGCTGGATAGCCTGATAAGTGCTTGATTGATCCAAACGTGGTTCCGGAGTATCCAGAAATAATGCCTTACCTGCATGGAAACGTGCCAGTTCGGTAAAAGTACCACGGGGATATGTATTGAAATAGGTAATAAATGTTTGGGCAGCTGTCTGGTAATCTTTCTGATTATAGTAGCTCATTCCCAACATATACAAAGACTCTTCCGCCTTGTCCGTTCCTTTAAGAATGGTAATTAACTCATTCAACAGGGTAGCTGAACGGTTATACTGTCCTTTCGCAAAATAGTTTTTGGCGGCTTCGTACTTGTATTCGTAATCGGTGCTTTTCAGCAATTTATTATACTCTCCACATGACGTAAGAGTGGCTGCCGCAAGCAAAGTTATAATGATATTTTTCTTCATCCTATTTAAAAATAATGCGCAAAGTTACTTATTCGCCGGGAATTTAGCAATTAATCTATGTTTTTTAATACATAAAAGGCGTTAAACATCGACAAAAGGGGAGAAAATGACGTCGAACCATAAACAATATGCGGTGAATAAACTGCACTATTAACTGAAAGTACAGCCCATCCACCGCATATTGTTTACCATTCTTTATTTACTGTCTACATTTCAATCTTGAAATTTACAGTTTATACAGGTCGCTTGCTGCCAGCAGATCGACCTTCTTCTCTTTCAGTACCTCGATACATTTATCCAGATTGCTTGGGCGAATCACTACATTAGCGATATTGTTATTAGCAAACGAATACATATATTCGATAAATACTCCTTCATCAGATAAAAATCCCAGTACCTTTGCCAAAGCACCCGGCACGTTGGGACAGCTAATGCCGACCACATCGGTCACATTCACTGCAAAATGATTATCTTTCAAAGCTTTATATGCTCTATCCGGATCGGATACTATTCCACGCAAAATGCCGAAATCCGCATTTTCTGCGATGCACAAGGCAGAAAGGTTGATATTCTCCTTCGCCAGCACTTCAGTCACTTCCGTCAGACGGCCTGACTTATTTTCCAAAAAGATAGAAAGTTGTTTTGCTACCATAATCGTAAAGTATTATATGTAAGTTCAGGTATTAAATTTTTCTGTTATCAATCACTCGTTTCGCTTTGCCTACGCTACGTTCAATGCTGCGCGGCTCTACCAGTTTCACATTGACTCCCAGCCCGAGTACGCTTTGCAAACGTCCCGCCAGTTTCTTCTTCAAGGCCAGCATCTTGTTAATCTCGTCAGAATAGAATTCAGGACGCACTTCCACCTGAAGTTCCATGGTGTCGGTATTGTTTGCACGATCTACTATCAGCAGGTAATGCGGTTCGAATTCAGCCATTTCAAGAATAACTGATTCAATCTGTGTCGGGAATACATTCACACCGCGGATAATCAACATATCGTCACTACGTCCTAAAATGCGATCCATGCGCACCAATGTACGGCCACAGGAACATTTATCGTGATGCAAGGCGGTCAAGTCGCGCGTACGGTAACGAAGCAGCGGCATACCTTCCTTCGTCAGATGGGTAAATACCAATTCGCCTGTTTGTCCGGGTTCTACCGGTTGCAACGTATTCGGATCAATAATTTCAGGGAAGTAATGGTCTTCATTCAAGTGAGTACCATGTTGGTATTCACATTCATAACCGACACCAGGACCGGCTATTTCACTCAAGCCATAAATATCATAAGCTTTGATACCGAGTTTTTCCTCGATTTCATGACGCATATGTTCCGTCCATGGCTCCGCACCTAAAGCTCCTACCTTTAGTTTGAAATCTTCGCGCGGCAGACCGGAATCTTTAATGGCATCTGCTAGGTAGAGTGCATAGGATGGCGTACAGCAAAGTACCGTAGAGCCGAAATCATGCATCAGGGTTATCTGTTTTTCGGTATTGCCACTGGACATCGGGATAACGGAAGCTCCGATATTCTCGGCTCCGGCATGCGCGCCCAGTCCGCCCGTGAAAAGCCCGTATCCGTAAGACACCTGGAATATATCGGAACGACCTGCTCCGTAGGCTGTAAAAGCACGGGATATACATTCCGCCCATGAGGACAAGTCCTTACGGGTATATCCAACGACTGTCGGCTTTCCGGTAGTACCGGAAGATGCGTGGATACGTACAATCTGACTCATCGGAACGGCACAAAGTCCGAATGGATAATTATCTCTTAAATCATGTTTCGTGGTAAACGGCAGTTTTACAA
The DNA window shown above is from Bacteroides faecium and carries:
- a CDS encoding DUF4293 domain-containing protein; protein product: MIQRIQTVYLLIVAGLLIAAMCLPMGYFTDTMGEHPFKALGMGVNGAFQSTWGLFGILMLSTLVAAATILLFKNRMLQIRMTIFNSLLLVGYYIAFLAFYFALKNDANLFRIGWALCLPLISIILNILTIRAIGRDEVMVKAADRLR
- a CDS encoding DNA-directed RNA polymerase subunit omega; this translates as MDYKKTNAPVTTVTRDMMELCSDTGNVYETVAIIGKRANQISVEIKSDLSKKLAEFASYNDNLEEVFENREQIEISRYYEKLPKPDLIATQEYIEGKIYYRNPAKEKEKLQ
- a CDS encoding outer membrane protein assembly factor BamD, yielding MKKNIIITLLAAATLTSCGEYNKLLKSTDYEYKYEAAKNYFAKGQYNRSATLLNELITILKGTDKAEESLYMLGMSYYNQKDYQTAAQTFITYFNTYPRGTFTELARFHAGKALFLDTPEPRLDQSSTYQAIQQLQMFMEYFPSSTKKQEAQDMIFALQDKLVLKELYSARLYYNLGNYMGNNYESCVITAQNALKDYPYTDYREELSILILRARHEMAIYSVEDKKMDRYREAIDEYYAFKNEFPESKYLKEAERIFNESQKVIKD
- a CDS encoding amino acid-binding protein, with the translated sequence MVAKQLSIFLENKSGRLTEVTEVLAKENINLSALCIAENADFGILRGIVSDPDRAYKALKDNHFAVNVTDVVGISCPNVPGALAKVLGFLSDEGVFIEYMYSFANNNIANVVIRPSNLDKCIEVLKEKKVDLLAASDLYKL
- a CDS encoding phenylacetate--CoA ligase family protein, whose protein sequence is MIWNESIECMDRESLRKIQSIRLKKIVDYVYHNTPFYRKKMQEMGITPDDINSIDDIVKLPFTTKHDLRDNYPFGLCAVPMSQIVRIHASSGTTGKPTVVGYTRKDLSSWAECISRAFTAYGAGRSDIFQVSYGYGLFTGGLGAHAGAENIGASVIPMSSGNTEKQITLMHDFGSTVLCCTPSYALYLADAIKDSGLPREDFKLKVGALGAEPWTEHMRHEIEEKLGIKAYDIYGLSEIAGPGVGYECEYQHGTHLNEDHYFPEIIDPNTLQPVEPGQTGELVFTHLTKEGMPLLRYRTRDLTALHHDKCSCGRTLVRMDRILGRSDDMLIIRGVNVFPTQIESVILEMAEFEPHYLLIVDRANNTDTMELQVEVRPEFYSDEINKMLALKKKLAGRLQSVLGLGVNVKLVEPRSIERSVGKAKRVIDNRKI